A single window of Flavobacterium aestivum DNA harbors:
- a CDS encoding DUF983 domain-containing protein, whose protein sequence is MSHTLVHILSNHCPHCLEGKVFNEKNIFLNIGFPKMNEYCPHCHFKFEKEPGYFFGAMYVNYGLSVAQGIATYLIAQQFFTERFDLKIIAIIAFVIVSMASINIRLSRLLWIYMFKNYSI, encoded by the coding sequence ATGTCACACACACTTGTTCACATCCTAAGTAATCATTGCCCTCATTGTCTTGAAGGCAAAGTATTTAATGAAAAAAACATATTTCTAAACATTGGTTTCCCAAAAATGAATGAATATTGCCCTCATTGTCACTTTAAATTTGAGAAAGAGCCTGGCTATTTTTTTGGAGCTATGTATGTAAACTATGGGCTATCTGTAGCACAAGGAATCGCAACTTATCTAATTGCACAACAATTCTTCACAGAAAGATTCGATTTAAAAATCATTGCCATTATTGCTTTCGTGATAGTATCAATGGCCTCAATCAACATTCGTCTTTCTAGATTATTGTGGATTT
- a CDS encoding AraC family transcriptional regulator — translation MKKYPIYSIQRFNCNAVNDDLYINTFKNHLIDHSFVEEPHRHNSYVLVFFTRGSGTHDIDFDTFRIQPGSMFFMQPGQIHHWDLSDDIDGFVIFYSQEMYNLYFRQKTIDAYPFYHSLGISPEMIFDVKESKVIEPYFYNMLEEYQGNKIMKQDKIMNLLDSIHIEIARKYNEEYILETHSYNVKIKNFDVLLEKNFWTEKAPSFYASQLHITLKHLNRICNEILKKTTTQVITDRIILEAKRMLMDKKRTVNEIATELGFDDYSYFVRLFKKHTAMTPTAFRGSK, via the coding sequence ATGAAAAAGTATCCCATTTATTCTATTCAGCGATTCAATTGTAATGCGGTTAATGATGATTTGTATATTAATACCTTCAAGAATCACTTAATTGATCATAGTTTTGTCGAAGAGCCCCATAGACATAATTCGTATGTGTTGGTTTTTTTTACAAGAGGTTCCGGAACACATGACATCGATTTTGATACTTTTAGGATACAGCCTGGGAGTATGTTTTTTATGCAGCCCGGACAAATTCATCATTGGGATTTGTCTGATGATATTGATGGTTTTGTTATTTTTTATTCTCAAGAAATGTACAATCTCTATTTTAGACAAAAGACAATAGATGCATATCCGTTTTATCATTCATTGGGCATTTCTCCTGAAATGATTTTTGATGTAAAAGAGTCAAAAGTTATTGAGCCCTATTTCTATAATATGTTAGAGGAATATCAAGGGAATAAAATCATGAAGCAAGATAAAATCATGAACTTGTTGGATAGTATTCATATTGAAATTGCCAGAAAATACAATGAAGAATATATTCTGGAAACTCATTCCTATAATGTGAAAATCAAAAATTTTGATGTGCTTTTGGAGAAAAATTTCTGGACAGAAAAAGCACCTTCCTTTTATGCGTCACAGCTGCATATTACGCTAAAGCATTTGAATAGGATATGCAATGAAATCTTAAAAAAGACCACTACACAGGTTATCACGGATAGAATTATTCTGGAAGCAAAAAGAATGCTAATGGATAAAAAAAGAACAGTCAATGAAATTGCAACAGAGTTGGGTTTCGATGACTATTCCTATTTTGTACGATTATTTAAAAAGCACACAGCAATGACGCCAACTGCTTTTAGAGGTTCTAAATAA
- the purT gene encoding formate-dependent phosphoribosylglycinamide formyltransferase, translated as MKILLLGSGELGKEFTIAAQRIGQTVIAVDSYENAPAMQVAHGFEIINMLDGDALDKIIAKHQPDFIVPEIEAIRTERFYDYEKQGITVVPSAKAANFTMNRKAIRDLAAKELGLRTANYRYATSAEELHKGVEAVGMPCVVKPLMSSSGKGQSTIKTAADIDKAWQYAVEGSRGDVVEVIVEAFVKFNSEITLLTVVQNNNPTLFCPPIGHRQERGDYQESWQPAKVSDKDLYEAQDMAEKVTEALGGAGLFGVEFFLADDGVYFSELSPRPHDTGMVTLAGTQNFNEFELHLRAILSLPIFEITLEKAGASAVILASENSTNPTFTGIEKIAALPKTDFRIFGKPTSRPYRRMGVALTNDTLETAIEEVVEKAKEAAQLVKVHS; from the coding sequence ATGAAAATACTACTTCTAGGCTCAGGCGAATTAGGAAAAGAATTTACAATCGCTGCACAGCGCATTGGGCAAACCGTAATCGCTGTTGACAGTTATGAAAACGCTCCAGCTATGCAAGTAGCTCATGGTTTTGAAATCATCAATATGCTCGATGGAGATGCTTTAGACAAAATTATTGCCAAACACCAACCCGATTTCATCGTTCCAGAAATAGAAGCCATTAGAACCGAGCGTTTTTACGATTACGAAAAACAAGGCATCACAGTAGTTCCATCAGCAAAAGCAGCAAACTTTACCATGAACAGAAAAGCCATTCGTGATTTGGCCGCCAAAGAACTAGGATTACGCACTGCCAATTACCGCTATGCCACTTCTGCCGAAGAACTACACAAAGGTGTTGAAGCCGTTGGAATGCCCTGCGTAGTAAAACCATTAATGTCTTCCTCCGGAAAAGGACAATCAACCATAAAAACGGCTGCCGATATTGACAAAGCCTGGCAATATGCTGTAGAAGGCTCAAGAGGCGATGTAGTCGAAGTTATAGTCGAGGCTTTTGTAAAATTCAATTCGGAAATCACATTATTGACCGTGGTTCAAAACAACAACCCTACCTTATTTTGCCCACCAATCGGACACAGACAAGAGCGTGGCGATTATCAGGAAAGCTGGCAGCCTGCAAAAGTATCCGACAAAGATCTATACGAAGCACAGGATATGGCCGAAAAAGTTACCGAAGCTTTAGGCGGAGCAGGATTATTTGGCGTTGAATTTTTCCTTGCCGATGACGGTGTTTATTTCTCTGAACTATCACCACGCCCTCACGATACAGGAATGGTTACTTTGGCGGGAACGCAAAACTTTAATGAATTCGAATTGCATTTACGTGCCATTTTGAGCCTTCCAATTTTCGAAATTACTTTAGAAAAAGCAGGAGCCAGCGCAGTAATTCTAGCTTCAGAAAATTCAACAAATCCAACTTTTACAGGAATAGAGAAAATCGCGGCTTTACCCAAAACCGATTTTAGGATTTTTGGCAAACCTACTTCAAGACCCTATCGCAGAATGGGTGTGGCTCTAACCAATGACACTCTGGAAACTGCAATAGAAGAAGTAGTAGAAAAAGCAAAAGAAGCAGCTCAATTAGTTAAAGTACATTCTTAA
- a CDS encoding pyridoxal phosphate-dependent aminotransferase: MSNPLSDRINNLATSQTLAMAALARELKAQGKDIISLSLGEPDFNTPDFIKEAAKRAIDENYSTYSPVEGYAELKEAICRKFKRDNDLDYKPSQIVVSTGAKQSLYNIAQVMLNDGDEVILPAPYWVSYFEIIKLSGGVPVEVPTSVETDFKITPEQLEAAITPKTKMMWFSSPCNPSGSVYNREELTALAKVLEKYPHVYVVSDEIYEHINFSGTFCSIASIPGMLEKTITVNGVAKAFAMTGWRIGYIGAPEFIAKACIKIQGQVTSGANSIAQRATITAVDADPSVLNHMVDAFKGRRDLVVGLLKEIPGVKINVPEGAFYVFPDVSSFFGKTLRGTLIKDANDFSMYLLAEANVATVTGDAFGNPNCIRFSYATSEELLTEALRRIKEAVSLTEILA; the protein is encoded by the coding sequence ATGAGCAATCCACTTTCAGACAGAATTAACAATCTAGCTACATCGCAAACATTAGCGATGGCTGCATTGGCAAGAGAATTAAAAGCGCAAGGAAAAGACATTATCAGTTTAAGCTTAGGAGAACCAGACTTTAATACCCCAGATTTCATCAAAGAAGCTGCAAAACGCGCAATCGATGAAAACTACAGCACATATTCTCCAGTAGAAGGTTATGCAGAATTGAAAGAAGCAATTTGCAGAAAATTCAAAAGAGACAACGATTTAGATTACAAACCATCACAAATTGTGGTTTCAACAGGAGCCAAACAATCATTATATAACATTGCACAAGTAATGCTTAATGATGGTGACGAAGTTATTTTGCCAGCACCATACTGGGTAAGTTATTTCGAAATCATAAAATTATCAGGAGGAGTTCCTGTAGAAGTTCCAACTTCTGTAGAAACTGATTTTAAAATCACTCCAGAACAATTAGAGGCAGCCATCACACCAAAAACAAAAATGATGTGGTTCAGTTCTCCTTGTAACCCAAGTGGATCGGTTTACAACAGAGAAGAACTAACTGCTCTTGCTAAAGTTTTAGAAAAATACCCACACGTATATGTAGTTTCAGACGAAATTTATGAGCACATCAATTTCTCAGGAACTTTCTGCAGCATCGCTTCTATTCCGGGAATGTTAGAAAAAACAATAACAGTAAATGGAGTTGCCAAAGCATTTGCTATGACAGGATGGAGAATTGGTTATATTGGAGCACCAGAATTTATTGCAAAAGCATGTATCAAAATTCAAGGTCAAGTAACTAGTGGAGCCAACAGTATTGCTCAACGTGCTACTATTACAGCTGTAGATGCAGATCCATCTGTATTGAATCACATGGTAGACGCTTTCAAAGGTCGTAGAGATTTAGTAGTGGGATTACTAAAAGAAATTCCAGGAGTAAAAATCAACGTTCCAGAAGGTGCATTTTATGTATTCCCAGACGTTTCATCTTTCTTCGGAAAAACATTAAGAGGAACATTAATCAAAGATGCTAATGATTTCTCTATGTATCTTCTTGCCGAAGCTAACGTTGCAACCGTAACTGGTGACGCTTTTGGAAACCCAAATTGCATCCGTTTCTCTTACGCAACCAGCGAAGAATTATTAACAGAAGCATTACGCAGAATCAAAGAAGCAGTTTCGCTTACAGAAATTCTAGCCTAA
- a CDS encoding fatty acid desaturase family protein, whose amino-acid sequence MNNTAPTFAKQDNLKFFRTLNSRVNSYFKENNIEKTGNWKIHLKTVILFTVFLVPYFLILTLDMPFWAHLLLTIVMGIGMAGIGMNVMHDANHGSYSNKSWVNKLMGSTIYVLAGNVHNWQVQHNVLHHTYTNIIGHDEDLEAGRIMRFSKEAKWRKFHKFQQYYAVFLYGLLTFNWAITTDFKQMRSYLKRKLSYGEPKSPKVLWTTLIITKIIYLAIWIVLPMLIGITWWKVLVGFFVMHYTAGLILSIVFQLAHVVDEAANPQPNETGEMENTWAIHQLFTTVNFAPKNKIVNWYTGGLNHQIEHHIFPHISHVHYGKIAKIVKETAKECQLPYYEYKTMTAAVVAHFKHLKTLGLKPAL is encoded by the coding sequence ATGAACAATACCGCACCTACATTTGCAAAACAGGATAATCTAAAGTTTTTCAGAACGCTTAACTCTCGAGTAAACAGTTATTTTAAAGAAAATAATATAGAAAAAACCGGAAACTGGAAAATTCATTTAAAAACTGTAATACTTTTTACCGTTTTTCTTGTTCCATATTTTTTGATACTCACTCTTGACATGCCTTTTTGGGCTCATCTCCTATTGACCATTGTTATGGGAATTGGAATGGCCGGAATTGGAATGAATGTTATGCATGATGCCAACCACGGATCTTACTCTAACAAAAGCTGGGTTAATAAATTAATGGGGAGTACTATATACGTATTAGCCGGAAACGTTCATAACTGGCAAGTACAACATAATGTTTTACACCATACTTACACTAACATCATTGGTCACGATGAGGACTTAGAAGCTGGAAGAATCATGCGCTTCTCTAAAGAAGCGAAATGGCGAAAATTTCATAAATTCCAACAATATTACGCTGTGTTTTTATACGGTTTATTGACTTTCAACTGGGCCATCACCACCGACTTCAAGCAAATGCGCAGTTATCTAAAAAGAAAACTATCTTACGGTGAACCAAAAAGCCCAAAAGTACTTTGGACAACATTAATCATCACCAAAATAATTTATCTAGCCATTTGGATTGTTTTACCAATGCTAATTGGTATCACTTGGTGGAAAGTGCTTGTTGGTTTTTTTGTAATGCATTATACTGCAGGATTAATTTTGAGTATTGTATTTCAATTGGCACACGTAGTAGATGAAGCAGCTAACCCTCAACCAAATGAAACTGGTGAAATGGAAAACACCTGGGCTATTCACCAATTGTTTACTACAGTTAATTTTGCTCCAAAAAACAAAATTGTAAACTGGTACACCGGAGGATTAAACCACCAAATCGAGCACCATATTTTCCCTCACATTAGCCATGTGCATTATGGTAAAATTGCAAAAATTGTAAAAGAAACGGCAAAAGAATGCCAATTACCTTATTACGAATACAAAACAATGACTGCTGCCGTAGTTGCGCACTTTAAACATTTAAAAACACTGGGACTAAAACCTGCATTATAA
- the rsmG gene encoding 16S rRNA (guanine(527)-N(7))-methyltransferase RsmG — translation MDEILKYFPNLSDNQIEQFQKLDFLYHDWNEKINVISRKDIDSLYTKHILHSLAIAKVNKFEPGTYVLDVGTGGGFPGIPLAILFPETRFYLIDVIAKKIKVVKAVAEALELKNVKAEQIRAENVKGDFDFIVSRAVTNMPDFVSWIKTKIKKQNKHELKNGILYLKGGDLTEELKDFPKATEYNISDFFEDEFFETKKVVHLPLKFVV, via the coding sequence ATGGATGAGATTCTAAAGTATTTTCCTAACCTGTCTGATAATCAGATAGAACAGTTTCAAAAATTGGATTTTTTATACCACGATTGGAATGAAAAAATCAATGTGATTTCCCGTAAAGACATTGATTCCTTGTATACTAAACACATATTGCATTCTTTGGCTATAGCCAAAGTAAATAAGTTTGAACCTGGAACTTATGTTTTGGATGTAGGAACTGGTGGAGGATTTCCCGGGATTCCATTGGCGATACTTTTCCCTGAGACCCGTTTTTATTTGATAGATGTTATTGCCAAAAAGATCAAAGTGGTTAAAGCAGTTGCCGAAGCATTAGAACTAAAAAATGTAAAAGCGGAACAAATTCGTGCCGAAAATGTAAAAGGCGATTTCGATTTCATTGTAAGTCGTGCGGTAACCAATATGCCTGATTTTGTTTCTTGGATAAAAACTAAAATCAAGAAGCAAAACAAACACGAATTGAAAAATGGTATTCTTTATCTAAAGGGAGGTGACTTAACAGAGGAGTTAAAAGATTTTCCTAAAGCAACTGAGTATAATATTTCAGATTTCTTTGAAGATGAGTTTTTTGAAACTAAAAAAGTAGTGCATCTGCCATTGAAATTTGTGGTTTAA
- a CDS encoding LytR/AlgR family response regulator transcription factor: MKYKCIIVDDEPLARELIASHLAHFDNFELVASFENALKAYTFLESNTIDLMFLDIEMPLLKGNDFLKKLKNPPKVIFTTAYREYALEGYELNVIDYLLKPLTFDRFFVSIEKFKQLQIPKAPENSTNEDHIFVSSGSKNIKIVFDSILFIESLKDYITIHLENGKSHHLKQNISAFEKVLDSNFIRIHRSFIIQTKKLTAYSKNEVEINAVEIPIGSSYKEVWFDYLKGLK, encoded by the coding sequence ATGAAATACAAATGCATCATCGTTGACGACGAGCCTTTGGCAAGAGAATTAATCGCATCACATTTAGCCCATTTCGATAATTTCGAATTGGTTGCTTCTTTTGAAAATGCCTTGAAAGCGTATACTTTCTTAGAATCGAATACGATAGATTTGATGTTTCTGGATATTGAAATGCCATTACTCAAAGGAAACGATTTCCTGAAAAAACTAAAAAATCCGCCTAAAGTAATTTTTACAACGGCCTACAGAGAATATGCATTAGAAGGTTACGAGCTCAATGTGATTGATTATCTCTTGAAACCCTTGACTTTTGATCGTTTTTTTGTTTCTATAGAAAAGTTCAAGCAATTACAAATTCCGAAAGCACCTGAAAACTCAACTAACGAAGATCACATATTTGTATCTTCCGGCAGTAAGAATATCAAGATCGTTTTCGACTCCATTTTATTCATCGAAAGTCTCAAGGATTATATTACCATTCATCTCGAAAATGGGAAATCACATCATCTCAAGCAAAACATTTCTGCTTTCGAAAAAGTGCTGGATTCCAATTTTATCCGAATCCATCGTTCTTTTATCATTCAAACAAAAAAACTGACTGCCTATTCCAAAAATGAAGTAGAAATAAACGCAGTAGAAATCCCAATTGGAAGTAGCTACAAAGAAGTTTGGTTCGATTATTTGAAAGGTCTTAAATAA
- a CDS encoding alpha/beta hydrolase has product MKQKILISVFIFCAFIKANSQSKAIDTLVDVGNHKIHFKIVKGKGTPILFDAGGGNNGTVWNSLLDQTSKITNATLITYDRAGFGTSTIDTLQTDDAKHGIISSIEDLEIGLKKLGYDKEIVLVSHSYGGYLSALYASRHPKLVKGIVLIDVNHNYYEDGYIEKVVATQDKLIPEWKKNNKGIYYMAATIIETVKIMSKIKISQNIPVVDFVNGIPFLKTTEEIERWKECHKKYVANNPNVTGITANDCGHGIWMGNPPLVINSIAKLYANTSKQKAEILERALQYSITACNDEKAEVLAFNNSEDDLNTWGYQLLGKNENQKATEVFKLNMLMNPSSANVYDSYGEALLKTDQKEEAIKMYKKSIELNPENKNGKEVLERITKDNAKPLN; this is encoded by the coding sequence ATGAAACAAAAAATCTTAATTAGTGTTTTCATTTTCTGCGCTTTTATTAAGGCAAATAGCCAATCTAAAGCCATTGATACTTTAGTAGATGTTGGAAATCACAAAATCCATTTCAAGATTGTAAAAGGAAAAGGAACCCCAATTCTATTTGATGCTGGAGGTGGAAATAATGGAACTGTTTGGAATTCATTATTAGATCAAACTTCTAAAATAACAAATGCTACTCTGATTACTTATGACCGAGCTGGCTTTGGTACGAGTACAATTGACACATTACAAACTGATGATGCAAAACACGGTATCATTAGTAGTATTGAAGATTTAGAAATTGGATTAAAAAAATTGGGGTATGATAAAGAAATTGTACTCGTTTCACATTCTTATGGCGGGTATCTTTCTGCTCTTTACGCCTCAAGACATCCTAAACTAGTTAAAGGAATTGTTTTAATTGATGTTAACCATAATTATTATGAAGATGGATACATTGAAAAAGTAGTTGCTACTCAAGACAAACTTATCCCAGAATGGAAGAAAAACAATAAAGGAATCTATTATATGGCGGCTACAATTATTGAAACCGTCAAAATAATGAGTAAAATAAAAATCTCTCAAAACATTCCGGTTGTTGATTTTGTTAACGGAATTCCTTTCTTAAAAACAACCGAAGAAATCGAACGTTGGAAAGAATGTCATAAAAAATATGTAGCCAATAATCCGAACGTTACAGGCATTACTGCAAATGATTGCGGCCATGGCATTTGGATGGGTAATCCACCTTTAGTAATCAATTCAATTGCAAAATTGTATGCCAATACTTCTAAACAAAAAGCTGAAATTTTAGAACGTGCTTTACAATACTCAATAACGGCTTGTAACGACGAAAAAGCTGAAGTTCTGGCTTTTAATAATTCTGAAGATGATTTGAATACTTGGGGTTATCAATTATTAGGGAAAAACGAAAACCAAAAAGCTACCGAAGTTTTCAAACTTAATATGCTCATGAATCCTTCAAGCGCAAATGTTTATGATAGTTATGGCGAAGCTCTTTTAAAAACAGATCAAAAAGAAGAAGCTATTAAAATGTATAAAAAATCGATTGAGTTAAACCCTGAAAATAAAAATGGAAAAGAAGTTTTGGAAAGAATTACAAAAGACAACGCAAAACCTTTAAATTAG
- a CDS encoding sensor histidine kinase — protein MNFLKNIDIKRVASHCLFWLSFMLLYLNGKSEDSGYYSFIFIYSFKIFAQAIAAYGLIYWIIPNLLNKKKHILFILASISWLYFVFAFLMTLKYYYLEPKFPGFFDDWLGHKMSIHERLTSFKLIFREFSFITYPIIIMGFVSFNRKQQRLLKLEEEKKSMELKVLKNQLNPHFLFNTLNNLYALTLKKDDKAPEIIAKLSEILDFVLYRCNDDFVCIKKEINLLENYISLEKLRYNENRLDISFTKDIHEDSKISPLILLSFLENAFKHGVVNETEKAVIQIDLQTKKQEIVFRIANTKPQNETGEKSDKSKIGLENVRKQLNLLYPNKHQLEIEETQTKFKIELCLNL, from the coding sequence ATGAATTTTCTCAAAAACATAGACATAAAAAGAGTTGCAAGCCATTGTTTATTCTGGTTATCCTTTATGCTATTATATCTCAACGGCAAGTCGGAGGATTCAGGATATTACTCCTTTATTTTTATATATAGCTTCAAAATTTTTGCCCAAGCGATTGCGGCCTACGGATTAATTTATTGGATTATCCCAAATTTGCTAAACAAAAAAAAGCATATCCTTTTTATACTGGCCTCCATCAGCTGGCTGTATTTTGTTTTTGCATTTTTAATGACATTAAAGTATTACTATCTCGAGCCAAAATTCCCTGGTTTTTTTGATGATTGGCTCGGGCATAAAATGTCTATTCATGAAAGATTGACTTCTTTTAAATTGATATTTAGAGAATTCTCCTTTATTACATATCCAATTATTATAATGGGTTTTGTAAGCTTTAACAGAAAACAACAACGTCTTTTGAAACTGGAAGAAGAAAAAAAATCAATGGAACTCAAAGTATTAAAAAACCAACTGAATCCTCATTTTTTATTCAATACCTTAAACAATCTTTATGCTTTGACACTCAAAAAAGACGACAAAGCTCCCGAAATAATTGCTAAGCTGTCGGAAATATTGGACTTTGTTTTGTACCGTTGCAATGATGATTTTGTATGTATAAAAAAAGAAATCAATCTATTGGAAAACTATATTTCATTAGAAAAATTACGCTATAATGAAAACAGATTAGACATCTCGTTTACGAAAGACATTCACGAAGACAGTAAAATTTCGCCATTGATTCTGTTGTCTTTTTTAGAAAATGCTTTTAAACATGGTGTAGTCAATGAAACGGAAAAAGCAGTAATTCAAATAGATTTACAGACAAAGAAACAAGAAATTGTTTTTAGAATCGCTAATACAAAACCGCAAAATGAAACAGGGGAAAAATCAGATAAATCAAAAATAGGACTCGAAAACGTTCGAAAACAACTGAATTTATTGTATCCCAATAAACATCAATTGGAAATAGAAGAAACTCAAACAAAATTCAAGATTGAACTTTGTCTTAATCTTTAG
- a CDS encoding nuclear transport factor 2 family protein yields MTKTTLLFILLTISTLTFGQTKTEEDAIKAVIENAYIGGIHNGGPIEDIRKGFHPSFKMLSLVNNDISQLTLEDWITRIENGRKQNAEKPTTKAVCEYVNITISGNVATVVLNLLKNEKKIFTDHMILYKFSEGWRIVSKAYYKVPQ; encoded by the coding sequence ATGACAAAGACAACACTATTATTTATTTTGCTTACAATCAGTACGCTAACGTTTGGGCAAACTAAAACCGAAGAAGATGCAATTAAAGCTGTTATTGAAAACGCTTATATAGGTGGCATACACAATGGAGGCCCAATAGAAGACATAAGAAAAGGTTTTCATCCTTCATTCAAAATGTTAAGCTTGGTGAATAATGATATTTCGCAACTTACATTAGAGGATTGGATAACAAGAATAGAAAACGGACGAAAACAAAATGCTGAAAAACCAACAACAAAAGCGGTATGTGAGTATGTAAATATAACTATCTCAGGAAATGTTGCAACAGTAGTTTTGAATTTATTAAAAAATGAAAAGAAAATTTTTACTGATCATATGATACTCTATAAATTTTCCGAAGGTTGGAGAATTGTTTCAAAAGCATATTATAAAGTACCCCAATAA
- a CDS encoding CocE/NonD family hydrolase: MKLILNFIFSLIVFNVAAQQTSIAKLQDVKSAYDIQDSVMIKTRDGATISAMVVRKKGITTPKPVILQYTIYVRDKGRDIKTLKETADNGYVGVIAYTRGKRFSPNEIFPYENDANDAYDVIDWISKQEWCNGCVGMFGGSYNGFTQWAACKKMHPALKTIVPYVANRPGMGLPMENNISVNPNYEWSFYVGNNKYLDTIAGNDRQRFRKMQNKWWETGVAYKKMDSIDGSPNRLFQRWISHPSFDEYWQKMVPYGKEFAQINIPVLAFDGYYNDSQNSSLYYVRELQKYNLQTPVYVVIGPYGHFGTQIGGEINLYDYKVDSVAIINIKKITYQWFDYILKNGTKPEVLKDKINYEVMGANEWRSAPSLDKMSNSFLKMYLTDNKSGNFYALNNKKPIQSKYLYQEVDFADRQTENNDYYPDPIIRKEIDTRNGFVFISEPLKEPMLINGSFLGEIKACINKKDMDIGVTLYEVMPNGDYFHLSYFLGRASYAKDITKRNLLKPNEIESIPFSNTHLVSKQLSKGSRLLVVINVNKNPFSQLNYGTGKEVSDETIEDAKEPLKVKWYNDSYVKIPVLK; the protein is encoded by the coding sequence ATGAAGTTAATTTTAAATTTTATTTTTTCTCTGATTGTCTTTAACGTGGCTGCACAACAAACAAGTATTGCCAAATTACAAGATGTAAAAAGTGCTTATGACATCCAGGACAGTGTGATGATTAAAACACGAGATGGCGCAACGATATCTGCAATGGTGGTTCGAAAAAAAGGAATCACTACTCCAAAACCCGTTATTCTTCAGTATACCATTTATGTTAGAGACAAAGGAAGAGATATTAAAACATTAAAAGAGACAGCAGACAATGGCTATGTAGGTGTTATTGCCTACACAAGAGGTAAGCGGTTTAGTCCAAATGAAATATTTCCTTATGAAAATGACGCCAATGATGCTTATGATGTTATTGATTGGATAAGTAAACAAGAATGGTGTAACGGATGCGTAGGAATGTTTGGCGGTAGTTACAATGGGTTTACACAGTGGGCTGCTTGCAAAAAAATGCATCCAGCGCTTAAAACAATTGTACCATATGTTGCTAACAGACCCGGAATGGGACTGCCAATGGAAAATAACATTTCTGTAAATCCCAATTACGAATGGTCGTTTTATGTTGGAAACAACAAATATTTAGACACTATTGCGGGAAATGACAGGCAACGTTTTAGAAAAATGCAAAACAAATGGTGGGAAACAGGAGTGGCCTATAAAAAAATGGATAGTATAGACGGTAGTCCCAATAGATTGTTTCAGCGATGGATAAGCCATCCTTCATTTGACGAGTATTGGCAGAAAATGGTACCTTACGGAAAAGAATTTGCTCAAATAAATATTCCTGTTTTAGCTTTTGACGGATATTATAACGATTCCCAAAATTCAAGTTTGTATTATGTAAGAGAGCTTCAGAAATATAATCTACAAACTCCGGTCTATGTAGTTATCGGACCATATGGTCATTTTGGAACTCAAATAGGTGGCGAAATAAATTTGTATGATTATAAAGTTGATTCAGTTGCAATAATCAATATCAAAAAAATAACCTATCAATGGTTTGATTATATTCTCAAAAATGGCACTAAACCAGAAGTGTTGAAAGACAAAATTAACTACGAAGTAATGGGGGCAAATGAGTGGAGAAGTGCTCCTTCTCTTGACAAAATGAGCAATAGTTTCTTGAAGATGTATTTGACGGATAATAAATCAGGAAATTTTTATGCTTTAAATAACAAAAAACCAATCCAAAGTAAATACTTGTACCAAGAAGTTGATTTTGCTGACAGGCAAACGGAAAATAACGATTATTATCCAGATCCCATTATTAGAAAAGAAATTGACACCCGTAACGGATTTGTTTTTATAAGCGAGCCTTTGAAAGAACCAATGTTAATTAATGGTTCATTTTTAGGAGAAATAAAAGCATGTATCAACAAAAAAGATATGGATATAGGAGTCACTTTATATGAAGTAATGCCAAATGGGGACTATTTTCATTTGTCTTATTTTTTAGGTCGTGCCAGTTATGCCAAAGACATTACTAAAAGGAATTTATTGAAACCAAATGAAATAGAATCTATTCCTTTTTCGAATACGCATTTGGTCAGTAAACAACTAAGCAAAGGCAGCCGTTTGCTTGTGGTAATCAATGTCAATAAAAACCCATTTTCTCAATTGAATTATGGAACAGGCAAAGAGGTCAGCGATGAAACTATCGAGGATGCCAAAGAACCATTAAAAGTAAAATGGTATAATGATAGTTATGTAAAGATTCCGGTTTTGAAATAA